The following nucleotide sequence is from Bacteroidales bacterium.
TGTGTGAACGAAAACGGAGGAAAATAAGGCTGTGTGGATGCAATTCCTTTTGCACCGCTATAGGAAATTCCTCCGATATATACCCCGGTCCTGTCTTTCTCCGGTATATCTGCCGTGCGCTCTCCGAGTTCACGGATCATGGCCTGCATATATCCGACCAGGCTGTCAGCCCTTTCTTCCTTATGCAACACTTTCCCGATCAGCCGTAATGAACTATACAATGTATCCCTTGCTGAGGTCGCCATTTCAGGACATTCAAGCGCCACGACAGGGATACCTGTCTTTTTCTGAAGTACATCCGCTTCTCCGATAGTGGTGTAAGAAGTAAAAATAACATCCGGCCTCACATGAAGGATCATTTCCGCATCACCTCCCATCAAAGGACCGATCACTGGTAATTCCAACAACTCCGGGAAAGGAGCCAGGTACGGTCTCGGGCTTCTGGTCTCTGCCTCTTCAATGCCTGCAATCATGTCCGAAGTATCCATGTACAAGAGCAACCGAAGTGTTCCGGCCCGGATCCCCACGATCCGTTCTACTTTTGAAGGAATGGTTATTTTCCTTCCGAGCATATCTTCCAC
It contains:
- a CDS encoding iron ABC transporter substrate-binding protein, with product MLKKEKYIIGFCLIVVTVMGCHSRFQPNTEGTVVEDMLGRKITIPSKVERIVGIRAGTLRLLLYMDTSDMIAGIEEAETRSPRPYLAPFPELLELPVIGPLMGGDAEMILHVRPDVIFTSYTTIGEADVLQKKTGIPVVALECPEMATSARDTLYSSLRLIGKVLHKEERADSLVGYMQAMIRELGERTADIPEKDRTGVYIGGISYSGAKGIASTQPYFPPFSFTHARNVASVLEKRLISHVKGTYIDKEQLLLWDPDIIFIDESGLDLSLDDIRTGKSLYGLGAVQNNRIYTLLPYNNYAINYEMVLINSWFAAKVMYPEEFPDIDIREKGNEISAVFFGKPVFDEWITGNSFRMIDKKKIR